ACCGTTGCAGCCAAAAGGGCATTGGCGGGTTTATCCATGGGAGGCATCCATACGCTTTATACCGGCATCCGGAATACGGACCTGTTTTCCTGCCTGGGGGTATTCAGCTCGGGCTGGATGCAACCCCGGCAGAGTGGTATTGCAGCAGCCCAGTACGATTTTATGGGCGCTAACACAGCCATGATTAATAACAACCTGAAAGTGCTGTGGATCGCAATGGGAGGAAAAGAAGATATCGCCTATAAAAACTGCCAGCTGATGCTGGCAAAACTGGATGAGCTAAAGATCAAACATACTTATAGCGAATATCCTGGTGGTCATACCTGGCCGGTATGGAGAAATAACCTGTTCAATTTTGCGCAGCAGCTTTTTAAATAATTGCTGTACAGGACATTAATATATACAGGAGGATATACTGTTTAAGGTTATTTAAACATTATTGCTATCCTTTTGGAGATTCGTAGCATTGATATATACGTCTCTATTGTAGATTCGACTGTTGTTTTTTAGTGTCAATGTCTTCTGACTGATTTTCGACTGTTACGTTATGAAAAAAAATTCCACTTAAACGTTAAATGATTACTTATGAAATTTCAATGCACCCGGGTTACCACGTCCCGTATCAACCAATTTCAGTTTCATTCCTGACCAGGTAGTATCCGTATCTCTGTAACGATACTGTCTTTTATCGCATTGTGATTGTTCCTGCCGGTATTCCGGCGTGACGGCCTTTTACCGGCTGTCAGGACCCGTATTGCCCTAACATTAAATATTCTGAATTCCATGTTTAAAATGATTCTTTCGCAGATGTCATGGAAATGGCTGGCACTGATTGCGCTAATGCTGTCGGCAGTACCTGGCTATTCACCATTACACGCCCAGGATGCAGGTGTGGTCCGGGGAGTAGTGCTGGATGAAAAAAAGACGCCCATCCCTGGTATAACGATACTGGTAAAAGAAACGAAGGTCAGCACCAGTACTGACGGTGATGGTAGGTTCCTCATTCATGTTCCGTCCGGCAAACAGGTGCTCGTTTTTAGTTACATAGGAAAAGTGACCCAGGAGGTAAATATCCTAACCCGGCCGGAGATAACTGTTTATATGAAAGACAAGGTAGTGGGTCTGGAAGATGTAGTGGTGGTGGGCTATGGCCGTCAGAAACAGGCCAGTGTGGTTGCTGCTGTTTCGCAAACTTCCGGCAAGGTGCTTGAACGGGCGGGCGGCGTATCAAATATCGGTGCTGCCCTCACCGGAAATGTGCCCGGGCTGATTACCGCCCAGAGCACCGGTCTGCCCGGCGAAGAAGATCCCCAGCTGATTGTCCGCGGTCTCAGCACCTGGAATAACAGTAACCCGCTGATACTGGTGGATGGGGTGGAACGTCCTATGAACAGTGTGGATATTGGTTCTGTAGAAACAGTAACCGTACTGAAAGATGCTTCGGCGACCGCGGTATTTGGTTCACGGGGCGCCAACGGCGTTATCCTCATTACCACCAAAAGAGGAAAAGCAGGGAAGGCTTCAATCCGTGCAACGGTCAACACCACACTGAAAGCTCCTTCTAAATTACCCGGTAAGGCAGATTCCTATAATGCCCTGCGTACCGTTAATGAAGCTATCGAGTATGAACTGGCATTAAAGCCTGAAAGCTGGAATAACTATTACCCCCAGGCCATTTTAGATAAATACCGGCATCCGGCTAACCTGGAAGAAGCAGAACGTTATCCCAATGTAGACTGGGCAAAGACCTTATTCAAAAATTACGCGATGTCACAAAATGCCAATGTGAATATCAGCGGAGGGACACGTTTTGTCAAATACTTCACCAGCGCAGACTTTCTGCATGAAGGCGATCTTTTCAAAATTTATGATAACAAACGCGGGTATAAACCCGGTTTCGGCTTCAACCGCGTGAATGTCCGGTCTAACCTGGATTTTCAATTAACATCTTCTACACTCTTTAAAGTAAATCTTGCCGGGTCGTACGGCGTAAGGAAAAGTCCGTGGGGATTTTCAGGAAACCAGTACGGATCGTGGATAGACGCCTATACCACCGCGCCGGACGTGTTCCTGCCGGTATATGCCGACGGTTCCTGGGGATATTATGCGCCTAATGAAGGAAGGGCGGAGAATTCGGCGAGAAACCTGGCGGTAGGCGGTATTCAATATCAGACCACTACCCGCATTACCACCGATTTTACGGTTGAACAAAACCTGGATATGCTACTCCATGGCCTGAAGTTTAACGGCACGCTTTCTATGGACAACACTTTTGTGGAAAGCAACAGAGGGGTAAATGATCTTTACAATGATGTGCAACGGAAATGGATTGATCCGGCTACAGGAAATGTATTTTACAGAAGCGCCTTTGACGGCGTTACTAATTTCGATTTCCAGGAAGGGGCAAAATGGTCGCCGGCGGCCGGCGCCGTGACCGATAACCAGCGCAGGTTGTTTTACCAGTTGCAGCTGAATTATGCTAGGACAATCGCAAAAAAACACAATGTAACAGCCATGGGGCTGCTGAACCGTAATGTTACAGCCTATGGCAGCATGATACCTTCGTACCGGGAAGATTGGGTGTTTCGTACCACTTATACCTACAACGACAAGTATACATTTGAGTACAATGGCGCCTATAACGGCTCTGAAAAATTTGCGCCTAAATACCGTTTTGCCTTCTTTTCGTCCGGCGGCGTGAACTGGATCGTTTCCAATGAGAAATTCATGCAGAACATCAGGTTCCTTGACCTGCTGAAAATCCGTGCTTCATACGGACAAACAGGTTTTGATAATGTGGCGGGCCGCTTCTTATACCTCACTGACTGGGCATACGGCGGTCAGGCACGACTGGGCACCACGGGTGAAGGCGCTGAGCAAAGCCCGTACAACTGGTACCGGGAAGCCGCCGTAGGTAATCCCAACGTGCAATGGGAGCAGGCGGAAAAAATCAACGTGGGCACCGATTTTGAATTATTCAATGGATTTATAAAAGGCAAGGCTGATTTCTTTCAGGATAAGCGCTCTAAAATATTATTGGCCAACCGCACTTCTGTACCTTCTTATTATGGTGCCACGCCACCCGTGGCTAACCTGGGCAGGGTAAATTCCCAGGGTTATGAGCTGGAGCTGCACTTCAACTACCAGGCAACTAAACAAACCCGGGTTTGGGCCGATCTGAATATGACCCATACAAAAAATAAAATCATCGAGGCTGATAACCCCGCATTGCTGCCGGCCTATCAGAAATCAGAAGGCATGCAGATTGGTCAGGCTTATTCTTACGTGAGCCAGGGATTTTATAACACCTGGGATGAGCTGTACGGGAGCACCATGCACAATACCAACGATAATCAGAAGTTACCGGGCAATTACTATCTCGTGGATTACAATGGCGATGGGGTGATTGATGCACGTGATAATATCCCTTACGGGCATAGCGGTTGGCCTGCCAATACCTATAATGCCACTTTGGGCGTAGACTGGAAAGGGCTGAGTGTCTTTGTTCAGTTCTATGCGGCCAATGACGTTACCCGTCAGGTGGTCTTTAACAGCCTGTCATCCCAGGGGCATACCGTTTATAATGAAGGCACTTACTGGTCAAAGAACAACCCTGGTGCAGACGTGCCAATGCCCCGCTGGTTGTCAACGCCGGCAGATTATTACCGGGGTA
This window of the Chitinophaga varians genome carries:
- a CDS encoding SusC/RagA family TonB-linked outer membrane protein, which encodes MFKMILSQMSWKWLALIALMLSAVPGYSPLHAQDAGVVRGVVLDEKKTPIPGITILVKETKVSTSTDGDGRFLIHVPSGKQVLVFSYIGKVTQEVNILTRPEITVYMKDKVVGLEDVVVVGYGRQKQASVVAAVSQTSGKVLERAGGVSNIGAALTGNVPGLITAQSTGLPGEEDPQLIVRGLSTWNNSNPLILVDGVERPMNSVDIGSVETVTVLKDASATAVFGSRGANGVILITTKRGKAGKASIRATVNTTLKAPSKLPGKADSYNALRTVNEAIEYELALKPESWNNYYPQAILDKYRHPANLEEAERYPNVDWAKTLFKNYAMSQNANVNISGGTRFVKYFTSADFLHEGDLFKIYDNKRGYKPGFGFNRVNVRSNLDFQLTSSTLFKVNLAGSYGVRKSPWGFSGNQYGSWIDAYTTAPDVFLPVYADGSWGYYAPNEGRAENSARNLAVGGIQYQTTTRITTDFTVEQNLDMLLHGLKFNGTLSMDNTFVESNRGVNDLYNDVQRKWIDPATGNVFYRSAFDGVTNFDFQEGAKWSPAAGAVTDNQRRLFYQLQLNYARTIAKKHNVTAMGLLNRNVTAYGSMIPSYREDWVFRTTYTYNDKYTFEYNGAYNGSEKFAPKYRFAFFSSGGVNWIVSNEKFMQNIRFLDLLKIRASYGQTGFDNVAGRFLYLTDWAYGGQARLGTTGEGAEQSPYNWYREAAVGNPNVQWEQAEKINVGTDFELFNGFIKGKADFFQDKRSKILLANRTSVPSYYGATPPVANLGRVNSQGYELELHFNYQATKQTRVWADLNMTHTKNKIIEADNPALLPAYQKSEGMQIGQAYSYVSQGFYNTWDELYGSTMHNTNDNQKLPGNYYLVDYNGDGVIDARDNIPYGHSGWPANTYNATLGVDWKGLSVFVQFYAANDVTRQVVFNSLSSQGHTVYNEGTYWSKNNPGADVPMPRWLSTPADYYRGTQYMFDGSYLRLKNAEIAYTFNTGFIKRAGLESLRLYLNGNNLAAWSKMPDDRESNFAGTGWASQGAYPTVKRYNLGANLTF